The DNA sequence GACGAGCGACTTCAAGCACGACTATGTGCGCAGCATCATGCGCCTTGCCGCGGCGGTGGACCTGGAAGCCCTGGAGCAGGCGTTCCGAGATCTGGAGCGGGAGGCCGTGCGGCAGCTCCGCCATGAGGGCGTTCCCGAGGCGCAGATCCTTCTGCAGCGGCAGCTCGACCTTCGCTATCTCGGGCAGTCCTACGAGATTACCGTGAACGCCCCGCGGCCCGTGGAGAGGACGAGTCTGAACTCCGTGGTCGAGGCCTTTCACAGGCGGCATGCGGAGATCTATGGCTATGCGGCGGAGAGAGAACCGGTGGAGGTCGTAAACGCCAGGCTCACGGCCACAGGGATCGTCGAGAAACCAGCCCTGGCACGGCCAGGCGGGCGAGGGTCTCAAGCGCCGGGCGACGCCAGGGTGGGGGAGCGGCCCGTATACTTCGAGGGCTCCGGTTGGCACTCCGCCCCCGTCTACTGGCGTCCGCATCTCTCCCCTCACGAGTCGGTCAAGGGCCCGGCGATCGTTGAGCAGTACGACGCCACCACCGTCATCCCTCCAGGGTACACGGCGACGGTCGACGAGGCGTCGAACCTCCACCTGCGCCGGCAGATGTAGGGAGATGCGCCGTGCGACTCTGGCGGGGCCTCCCTACGGGGAAGAGCGGAAGGGAGGTCCCTCCCACGACGGGCGCGCGCTCGGCCGGGGACGCGGAGCGGGACCTCTTTGGACATGCGGGGCATGAGGCCTTTCGGAGGATTCCGATGAACACGGATCCCGTCACCGTCGAGGTCGTTCGAAATGCCCTCACCTTCGCTGCCGAGGAGATGGGGGTGGCACTGCGCAACAGTTCCTACTCCCACAATATCAAGGAGCGCATGGACCACTCCTGCGCTCTATTCGATGCGGGTGGAAGGCTCATCGCCCAGGCCGAGCACATCCCCGTGCACCTGGGCTCCCTCCCCTGGGGTGTGAGGAACACCCTGGAGTACCTGGCGAGGGAACGGATCGCCCTGGAGGAGGGCGATGCGATCCTGCTCAACGACCCTCACCTTGCGGGGACGCACCTGAACGACCTCACCCTCCTCACCCCTGTCTTCGTGGGCGGGCGGATCGTGGCCTACGCCGCCAACAAGGCCCATCATGTGGACGTGGGAGGCCGCGCGCCGGGGAGCATCACGGGGGACGCCGCCGAACTGTTCCAGGAGGGCGTTGTGGTCCCGCCCGTCAAGCTTCTGCGCGCAGGAGAGCTCTCCCGTGACGTGCTGGCGATCCTTTGCAGCAACGTCCGGGCCCCTGACATCACCCTCGGGGATCTCCGCGCGCAGATCGCCGCCAACAACCTGGGGGCGCGCCGGGTGGTCGATCTCGTCGGGCGGTACGGACTGGAGGTTCTGCAGGCGACCTGGGAGGAGATCATCGCCCACACCGAGAGGCTGGCCAGGGGGGATCTCGGTCGCCTCCCCAACGGGATCTATCGCGCGGAAGACTGCCTGGAGGACATCGGCGTCAGGGACGAGCCCGCGTGGATTCGCGCCTCGATTACGGTGGAGAAAGGCCGGGTTCATGTGGACTTCACGGGGACCTCCGCCCAGGTGGAGGCCCCCCTCAACGCTGTCTTCGGTGTCACCCTTTCGGCGGTGTACTTTGTCATCAAGTGCATCCTCGATCCCTCCATCCCCATGAATGAGGGGGTTCTGCGGGCCGTGACGGTGACCGCACCCGAGGGCACGCTGGTGAACCCCCAGCGCCCGGCACCCGTGGCGGGCGGCAATCTGGAGACATCCCAGCGCATCGCCGATGTCCTCTTCCGGGCCCTCGCCCAGGCCATTCCCGACCGCATCCCCGCCGCCAGCAACGGAAGCATGAACAATGTCATGGCCGGAGGCCGTGATCCCGTGCGACAGCGGTCCTGGGTCTATTACGAGACCATCGGCGGGGGTTCGGGCGGGAGGCCTGGTCAGGACGGCGTGGACGGGATCCACTGCAACATGACCAATACCCTCAACACACCCATCGAGGCC is a window from the Armatimonadota bacterium genome containing:
- a CDS encoding hydantoinase B/oxoprolinase family protein; protein product: MNTDPVTVEVVRNALTFAAEEMGVALRNSSYSHNIKERMDHSCALFDAGGRLIAQAEHIPVHLGSLPWGVRNTLEYLARERIALEEGDAILLNDPHLAGTHLNDLTLLTPVFVGGRIVAYAANKAHHVDVGGRAPGSITGDAAELFQEGVVVPPVKLLRAGELSRDVLAILCSNVRAPDITLGDLRAQIAANNLGARRVVDLVGRYGLEVLQATWEEIIAHTERLARGDLGRLPNGIYRAEDCLEDIGVRDEPAWIRASITVEKGRVHVDFTGTSAQVEAPLNAVFGVTLSAVYFVIKCILDPSIPMNEGVLRAVTVTAPEGTLVNPQRPAPVAGGNLETSQRIADVLFRALAQAIPDRIPAASNGSMNNVMAGGRDPVRQRSWVYYETIGGGSGGRPGQDGVDGIHCNMTNTLNTPIEAMEQYYPVRFERYEIRPGTGGRGRWRGGCGIERSWTLLGPSATVSILTERTKIPPWGLAGGEPGGLGEHWIRRKDGRWERLPGKGTFTLREGDTLVIRTPGGGGYGDPAQRDPALIERDRANGLMPV